In Clostridia bacterium, the DNA window GCCGGATCCGACGGCCGAGCCGCCGGCTTCGGAGCCCGCGGGCGCGGCGGGTTTTTCGCCGCAGGCGGCGAAAAGAAGCAGCGCCGCAAGCAGCAGCGCAAGGATGGAGATCACGCGTTTGGTTTTCATGATAAACGCTCCTTTGTCGTGTATGATTATGTCATTCTGAGCGAACGGAGCCGGAGGCGCAGTGAGTCGAAGAATCTCGGGTAATCATTAGGATTCCGAGCAAGGCAAGGGATCTCATTTTCAGATACTTCGGCGCGTCGCGCCTCAGTATTCGGGAGATAACGTAAGATCCTTCGACTTCGCGGCGTTCCGCCGCTTCGCTCAGGATGACAAATAGAAACGCTTATGCGTAAATGCGCGGACGAGCAATGCTCGTCCCTACGGTTTGCTTTCTATGCGTACTTCCGCGTTCTGTCATTCCGAGGAGCCGCAGGCGACGAGGAATCCCCTTCCCTATGCAGCCGTCTGCATAAGGTGTGGGATCCTTCGGGCTTCGCCCTCAGGATGACAGCAACTTCGGCGTCTTATCTTCAATCAAGCAACGCGGAGAAATGGTATTTTCAGATGATTTGCGGCGCGGAAGGACGACGGCTAGGCTATTGCCTGCCGAGGACGACAAGCCGCAAAGGGCTGAAAATAACATTTCGTCGTCTTAGCTGTTTTTCATGATGACGCTCTCGCATACGTTCGCCACGTGCTCGCACGCGTCGCAGCATTTCTCGAGGCGTTCGTAGCAGTAGGTCAGCGGCAGGAGCTTGGTCGCGTCGGCGCACTCGGCGTAGAGCGAGTGCATGCTCTCGACGTAGAGCTTGTCGCCCTCCTCCTCCATGCTGTTGACGTCGATGATGAGGGCGCCGATGCGCTCGGACTTGCGGAACTTCGGGAACTCCTCCATAACGTCGCGCAGGGTGCGGCAGCACATGGCGATGATTTTGGTGAAGCGCTGCGCCGCGGGCGGCACCTCGGTCATGTTATACATGTATATGCGCAGGTAGACGTCCTCTATGCAGTCGACGACCTCGTCGATCTCGCTGGCGAGGTGCGCGATGTCCTCGCGCTCGATGGGCGGGACGAACTCGCGCGAGAGGTTGTCGATGATCTCATGCTTGACGTGGTCGGCCCGGTTCTCGATGACGTGCAGGCGCGTGCGCGTTTCCTCGACCTTGTCGGGGTGGAAGTCGGTGATCTCCGCTTCGAGCAGCTCCGCCGCGTCCACCGCGCAGACGGTCATATCGTAGAACGCGCGGAAGTAATCAAAACCTTTTTTTCTTGCCATAGCTTCCTCCTAAAACGTCGCCTTTGAGGCGAGGGCGTATCACTTAAAATATACGAAGCGCGAGCCAGGTCAGCGCGTAGCCGATGGCGCCGCAGAACGGAAAGACGATGAACCACGAATATATAAGGCGCTTTGAAAGCCCCCAGTTGACGTTGGTCAGACGCTTCGACGCGCCGGTGCCCATGATGGCGGCGGTCTTCGCGTGGGTGGTGCTGATGGGAAGTCCGGTCAGGGTGGCGATCAGCACGCAGGTCGCGCCCGCGAAGTCCGCGGAGAACGCCTCATAGCGCTCCATCTTGACCATATCCATACCGACGGACTTGATTATGCGCGTGCTGCAGAACGCCGAGCCGATACCCATCACAAGCGCGACGGCGAGCATCATCCAGTACGGGACGGCGGTTTCGGAGGCGCTCTCGCCCCTCATCATGCAGGCGGCGATAAACATTATCGCGATGAACTTCTGACCGTCCTGCGCGCCGTGCATGAAGGACATGAACGCGCCGGAGCCGATCTGCGCCAGCTTGAACGGGCGGTCGTATTTGCGCCTGTCCGCGCGGCGGAAGAGGAATCCGATGACGCGGGTGTAGAGGATGCCGAGCCCCGCGCCGACGACTATCGAAACGGCGAGGCCGTAAAGCACCTTTTGCCACTCGCCGAAGTTTATCGCCCTGAAGCTGCCGACGGCGGCGATAGCCGCGCCGGAGATGCCGGCGATGAGCGAATGGCTCTGGCTGCTCGGCAGTCCGAACGCCCAGGCGACTACCGCCCAGACGACGACGGCGACGAGTCCGGCGCAGAGCGCGACCATCGAGACGTGCTTATCCGGACCGAAATCCAGCATATTCGCCATCGTGCTGACGACGGCGGGGGTGATTATGCTCATCACGAAGACGCCGAGGAAATCGAAAAACGCGGACATCAAAAGCGCCGCGCGCGGCCGCATACAGCGGCTCGAAACGCAGGTCGCGATCGAATTCGGCGCGTCCGTCCAGCCGTTGACGAAGACGCCCGCGAGCGTCAGCAGCACCGCGATGAGCAGCACCGGATTCGTGAACATCGTATTCAGGAAGTCGCCCGAAGGCAGCCATGAACCCATAAGCCTTTTTTCCTTCTCTTTTCGCGTTTTGCCGGCGCGGAACGACGCCGCGCCGCAATCCCTTATGTTAATGATACCATACAACCGCCGCAATTTCAAGGGGAAATTCGACCGGGGGCGCGCCGCGGCGCGTTTTTTCGGCAAAAACCGCGGGGCGCGCGCGGACAAGACCGGTTAAGTCGGATTTTCGACAAAAAAGTGTTGACAATTCTGATTTTTCGGTTATAATATAACTTGCGTTCGAAAAAAGGCGCGGTATTGCCGAATTGTGTAATGGTAGCACGACAGACTCTGACTCTGTTTGTCTGGGTTCGAATCCTAGTTCGGCAACCAGAAAAAGCACCCCTTGCGGGGTGCTTTTTTTATGCGGAAGTCATGCCGCGGCTCACACGGTTATTATCAGGTTGTTCGTATTCATAGTCGAGGTGTAGGAGATGTCCTTCGCGGCGGCCATGACGGTGCGGATGCCGACGCCCTTCTCCGGATTCTCCGGATCGTACTCCCACTTCTCCGCCTTCTCCTTGAAGTTGAAAAGCACGCAGTCGTCGCGCAGGCGCAGGACGGGCGCGCCGTCCTTGACTATCACGCGTACCGCGAGGTTATGCGGTTTGCCGTCCTTAGTGAAGCCGTGTTTGATGACGTTGACCGCCATCTCCTCCGCGCAGAGCGCGAGGCGGTTGGCGGTCTTCGCGTCCACGCCGCGGTCGGCGCAGAAGCCGGCGAGGCGTTCCGCGAAGGCGGCGGACTCCTCCACCGTCTGCGGCGAGGCCTCTATAAGATCCCCGTCCGGCACGCCGAAGCCGCGCGGCAGGAACATATACGCCTCCGCGCCGCTCCTGCTCTTATTCCTGAAGGCAAATGCGCTTATCAATATCAGCGCGCTGAGCAGCGCCTGCCCTATCGGGAAGGCGAGCCAGACGCCCGTTATGCCCATAAACGAACTGAGCGCGTAAGCCGCGGCCGCGGGGAGCGCGACCTCGATGCCGATATTCACGAGGTTGGACGCCCAGACGCGCGAAAGCGCCTGCAGATAGCCCGCGGCCGATACGTTGAACGCGAGGAACGGCAGGCAGCACGCGTAACAGCGCAGCGCCGACGTCGCCATATCCCGCGTCGCCCCCGCCTCCGGTATGAACACCGCGGCGATGAACGGCGAAACGCAGAACACCGCGGCCGCAAGCGCGGTCACGCCGATCACTATATCCTTCACGGCGGTCGAGAACACGGTCTTCAGCCCGCGCGTATTCTGTTCGCCGACCATTATGCCGCTCATCATCAGCACCGCGCCGCCTATCCCCCAGCCGAGCGAGCCGAGCGCGAAGGAACTGCCGGTGCCCGCGGAGAGCGCGGTCACGCCCGCGTCTCCGGCGATGCGGAGCACGAGCGCGTTCAGCAGTATCGGGAGCAGGGCGCGGCCGAGCATACAGACCGCGCGCGGAGCGCCGTCCTTCAGCAGCGGCGCAATATTCTTCGCCCGCATCTCCTTCGCGGAGTAGCGGAGCGATCTCTTCTTTTTGCCCGCGAAGTGCAGGAGCACTACTGCGAGGGCGGCGTAATGGCCTATCGCGCTCGCCAGTCCCATTCCGAACATCCCGCCGTCGAATACGAATATGTTGAGCAGGTCGCCCGCTATATCCACGGCGGCGCTGACGACGCTTGCGACCTTCGGGAGCGTCGCGGCTCCGTCAAGCTGCAGCATCGGAGTCAGCACGACAAACATTATGAAGCCCGGCGCGCCGATGAATATGCCGCGCAGGTAAACGACGGTGTCGGAAAAGACCTCCGCGCTCGCCGCCTTCGCGCCGAAAAGTCCCGCGAGCCCCTCCGTGAAAACGAGTCCGCCGACGCAGAACAGCGCGGAAAGCGCGACGCCGAGCGTTACGGTCAGCGAGTAAACGCCGGAAAGCCCCTTCGGATCGCCGCGGCCGACGGCCTTCGTCATCATATTGATGCTGCCGACCATCAGAATGCCGCTGATTATCGAGGCGATGCTGAAATACGGGCCGCCGAGGCCGAACGCCGCGAGCGCTCCCGCGCCGAGGAACCGCCCCGTCAGCATGGAGTCTATTATCGCGGTCAGCGCTCCCGTCAGCTCCGCTATGAGCAGCGTTACCATCGCGCTCTGGAAGAGCTTAGCCGTCATCGCTTTATCCGCTTTGTCAACGCCCGTTCGCGCCATGCGTCCGCCGCCTTTCTTTCGTTGTTCCGATCGGGTCAAAGCTCCCTGATAAGCACCTTTTTCTGCGAAATGCTATGAGGCGTGCGCCCTATGACCGCGGCGCGGCATTCGTCGAGCGTAGCCTGCATCTTGACGGCCATCTTCTTTATCTCTTCAAAAATGCCCGCGTCGGAGGAATCGACGGCCAGCGTGAACGCGTCTTCGGTTATCTCAAGCCCGTGCACCGCGCGGTGCATATTGAAAGAAAGTATGTTCGCGACCTCCTTGTCGCCGTAAAGCAGCGGCGAGTTGCGGTCGGAGGCGACGTCGATCTCGTCCGCGAGGCGTATCAGCGCCGCGAGGTATGGCAGGCAGACCGTGTTCCCGTTCGGCATTTTCAGCGCGACGGGGTATTCGGCTTCGTCCTTCAGGTCGGTGCGGCGGTGTCCGAGCGCGATCTCCGCGACCGCGCGCAGGTGCTCCTGCGACGGCAGCTCGAAGAGATCGGCGTATTTCCTGATGAAAAACCAGGAGTATTGGTGATGATACGCGCGTATGGTGTTTTTTATATCGTCCGGATTGTTGGCGTCGAAAAAGTCGCCGAACTCCATCTCGCGCGAGAACTCCTCATAGTCCTTTTTCGTCACTCCCATGCCGGTGTCGTGGAAGTAGCAGCCCATCAGCAGCGAATATATCTCGTCGGCGTTCAGCGCGTCGATCCCGTCGCCGATGAGCCTGTTGCAGAAGTTGATGACGGTCAGCGAGTGGAGCTCCGAGTGGTCAGTGTAGTCCGGGAAGATGAGCTTGTAGTTCGACAGTATGCGCTGCAGGCAGAAGACCGCGTCCGTGAAGCGCTTGTGAAGCTCCGGATCGAGCGCTTTCAGCCTGCGCTCCATCGCGAAGTCGTGCTTGTACTCATCCATTCGTCTTCCTCCTCCCGCGGCGGATTTAAGTTTACGGTATGATTATACCATTATTGTAAGGCGCCGTCAATGAGATTTATATCGCCGCGCCTGCCGACCCGAGCGGAGTAAAGCGAGTCAAAGGATCTCACACAGCGCAGCGGGCAGGTCTGTCATCCTGAGCCCGCAGGGCGAAGGAGCACCCAAGCGAACGCAGGGCGTCTGTCATCCTGAGCGGAGGCGAAGCC includes these proteins:
- a CDS encoding DUF47 family protein yields the protein MARKKGFDYFRAFYDMTVCAVDAAELLEAEITDFHPDKVEETRTRLHVIENRADHVKHEIIDNLSREFVPPIEREDIAHLASEIDEVVDCIEDVYLRIYMYNMTEVPPAAQRFTKIIAMCCRTLRDVMEEFPKFRKSERIGALIIDVNSMEEEGDKLYVESMHSLYAECADATKLLPLTYCYERLEKCCDACEHVANVCESVIMKNS
- a CDS encoding inorganic phosphate transporter; this translates as MGSWLPSGDFLNTMFTNPVLLIAVLLTLAGVFVNGWTDAPNSIATCVSSRCMRPRAALLMSAFFDFLGVFVMSIITPAVVSTMANMLDFGPDKHVSMVALCAGLVAVVVWAVVAWAFGLPSSQSHSLIAGISGAAIAAVGSFRAINFGEWQKVLYGLAVSIVVGAGLGILYTRVIGFLFRRADRRKYDRPFKLAQIGSGAFMSFMHGAQDGQKFIAIMFIAACMMRGESASETAVPYWMMLAVALVMGIGSAFCSTRIIKSVGMDMVKMERYEAFSADFAGATCVLIATLTGLPISTTHAKTAAIMGTGASKRLTNVNWGLSKRLIYSWFIVFPFCGAIGYALTWLALRIF
- a CDS encoding ATP-binding protein, which codes for MARTGVDKADKAMTAKLFQSAMVTLLIAELTGALTAIIDSMLTGRFLGAGALAAFGLGGPYFSIASIISGILMVGSINMMTKAVGRGDPKGLSGVYSLTVTLGVALSALFCVGGLVFTEGLAGLFGAKAASAEVFSDTVVYLRGIFIGAPGFIMFVVLTPMLQLDGAATLPKVASVVSAAVDIAGDLLNIFVFDGGMFGMGLASAIGHYAALAVVLLHFAGKKKRSLRYSAKEMRAKNIAPLLKDGAPRAVCMLGRALLPILLNALVLRIAGDAGVTALSAGTGSSFALGSLGWGIGGAVLMMSGIMVGEQNTRGLKTVFSTAVKDIVIGVTALAAAVFCVSPFIAAVFIPEAGATRDMATSALRCYACCLPFLAFNVSAAGYLQALSRVWASNLVNIGIEVALPAAAAYALSSFMGITGVWLAFPIGQALLSALILISAFAFRNKSRSGAEAYMFLPRGFGVPDGDLIEASPQTVEESAAFAERLAGFCADRGVDAKTANRLALCAEEMAVNVIKHGFTKDGKPHNLAVRVIVKDGAPVLRLRDDCVLFNFKEKAEKWEYDPENPEKGVGIRTVMAAAKDISYTSTMNTNNLIITV
- a CDS encoding HD domain-containing protein, producing the protein MDEYKHDFAMERRLKALDPELHKRFTDAVFCLQRILSNYKLIFPDYTDHSELHSLTVINFCNRLIGDGIDALNADEIYSLLMGCYFHDTGMGVTKKDYEEFSREMEFGDFFDANNPDDIKNTIRAYHHQYSWFFIRKYADLFELPSQEHLRAVAEIALGHRRTDLKDEAEYPVALKMPNGNTVCLPYLAALIRLADEIDVASDRNSPLLYGDKEVANILSFNMHRAVHGLEITEDAFTLAVDSSDAGIFEEIKKMAVKMQATLDECRAAVIGRTPHSISQKKVLIREL